A region from the Panicum hallii strain FIL2 chromosome 1, PHallii_v3.1, whole genome shotgun sequence genome encodes:
- the LOC112903691 gene encoding leucine-rich repeat receptor-like kinase protein THICK TASSEL DWARF1, which produces MAQVRRNNLRPCIRRLLLPLLAVTAVSAGGSPVTSGDLYALSKLKSSLLSRSARNSTSLADWDVATPPPPSSSPAASHHYCNFSGVTCDASGNRVVAINLTGVPLHGGVLPTEVSLLDALASLTVAACSLSGPIPASLASMPLLRHLNLSTNNISGLFPSGPEPYFPSAEVIDVYDNSLTGPLPPFGGGRLRHLDLGGNYFSGGIPEEYGDLKRLEVLGLGLNSLSGRVPPSLSRLKRLREMYLEYNSFDGGIPPELGELEALVLLAMVNCSLTGPIPPEIGRLTGLEALYLHWNNLVGEIPAELGSLTRLKTLYLYSNSLVGGIPAELGNLIRLETLYLYSNSLVGEIPAELGNLKNLMNIDLSLNELTGEIPASFAGLTRLKLLNLLGNELQGVIPEFVGELPQLEILQAWENNLTGELPANLGKNGRLLRLDVTDNRLTGAIPPSLCAGRRLQFLFLMRNKLSGPIPEDLGNCKTLTKVRLNSNLLNGSIPAGLLDLPMNNMLDLSDNLLSGELPEVIPSAGLGFLSVASNRLSGPVPPEIGHLKKLSLLNFSANALTAGVPGELSHCESLTVLDLSRNQLAGEIPAEITNLKVLTMLNLSRNSISGELPLEISKMISLGVLDVSYNNLSGRVLQSQLQGVFAVSDATDFEGNPGLCVERVTAASCSRLQRSRRRDDKTWTMPLWIVPAVSAVAAAMAVYLGLRWREEARRRPAAWKMTRFQNLDLEMDDVLGCLREENIVGRGGAGTVYRCATRSGAEVAVKRLRGPGRRDHGFRAEVATLGGVQHRNIVRLLGFASGAEGSLLLYEYMPAGSLGTVLHGERGALLGWGARLRVATEAARALCYLHHECKPRILHRDVKPSNILLDSAMEAHVADFGLAKFLRRGASGSGAVAAAECVSVVAGTYGYIAPEYAYTLRVDEKTDVYSFGVVLLELVTGRRPLGDFGDEIDLVHWARSAVPRPSDATAVLAVADPRLPPEPAGLIAGLFRVGISCVRESSQARPTMREVVHVLSSFVPPAADPSHSTSKVLGEVHFAGSG; this is translated from the exons ATGGCGCAGGTGCGACGCAACAACCTCCGTCCGTGCATACGACGCCTCCTGCTGCCACTTCTCGCCGTGACGGCCGTCTCCGCGGGAGGCTCGCCGGTGACGAGCGGCGATCTGTACGCGCTCTCCAAGCTCAAGTCCTCCCTGCTCTCCCGCAGCGCCCGCAACAGCACCTCGCTCGCCGACTGGGACgtcgcgacgccgccgccgccatcgtcgTCCCCGGCGGCGAGCCATCATTACTGCAACTTCTCCGGGGTCACCTGCGATGCCTCCGGCAACCGCGTCGTCGCCATCAACCTCACCGGCGTCCCTCTCCACGGAGGCGTGCTCCCAACCGAGGTCTCGCTGCTCGACGCTCTCGCCAGCCTCACCGTCGCCGCCTGCTCCCTGTCGGGCCCCATCCCCGCATCGCTCGCCTCGATGCCTCTCCTCCGGCACCTCAACCTCTCCACCAACAACATCTCCGGCCTCTTCCCGTCCGGACCGGAACCCTACTTCCCCTCCGCGGAGGTGATCGACGTCTACGACAACAGCCTCACCGGACCCCTGCCGCCTTTCGGCGGCGGCAGGTTGCGGCACCTGGACCTTGGAGGGAACTACTTCTCGGGCGGAATACCCGAGGAGTACGGCGACCTCAAGCGGCTCGAGGTCCTCGGGCTCGGCCTCAATTCGCTATCCGGCCGTGTGCCACCGTCACTGTCGAGGCTCAAGAGATTGCGGGAGATGTATCTGGAGTACAACTCGTTCGACGGTGGCAtcccgccggagctcggcgagCTCGAGGCCCTCGTGCTGCTTGCCATGGTAAACTGCAGCCTCACAGGGCCTATCCCTCCGGAAATCGGCCGCCTCACTGGGCTCGAAGCACTCTACCTCCATTGGAACAACTTGGTCGGGGAAATCCCGGCCGAGCTCGGCAGCCTCACCAGACTGAAGACTCTGTACCTCTATTCGAACAGCTTGGTAGGGGGAATCCCGGCCGAGCTCGGCAACCTCATCAGACTGGAGACTCTGTACCTCTATTCGAACAGCTTGGTAGGGGAAATCCCGGCCGAGCTCGGCAACCTCAAGAACCTCATGAACATCGACCTCTCCCTCAACGAGCTTACCGGCGAGATACCGGCAAGCTTCGCCGGCCTAACCAGACTCAAACTGCTCAATCTGCTTGGAAACGAACTCCAAGGTGTGATTCCAGAATTCGTTGGGGAATTACCTCAGCTGGAAATCCTCCAAGCATGGGAAAACAATCTCACTGGGGAGCTCCCGGCCAACCTGGGCAAGAACGGCAGGCTGCTGAGGCTGGATGTCACGGACAACCGGCTCACCGGCGCCATACCGCCCAGCCTCTGCGCCGGGAGGCGGCTTCAGTTTCTCTTTCTGATGCGGAACAAGCTTTCTGGGCCAATCCCCGAAGACCTCGGGAACTGCAAGACGCTTACCAAAGTTCGCCTGAACAGCAACTTGCTCAATGGATCCATTCCGGCCGGCCTTCTTGATCTCCCCATGAACAACATGCTGGACTTGAGCGATAACTTGCTCTCAGGCGAGCTCCCGGAGGTGATCCCCAGTGCCGGGCTGGGCTTTTTGTCAGTGGCGTCCAACAGGTTATCCGGTCCTGTGCCGCCGGAGATCGGCCACCTCAAGAAGCTGTCCTTGCTCAACTTCAGCGCCAACGcgctcaccgccggcgtccCGGGAGAGCTCAGCCACTGCGAGTCGCTGACCGTGCTGGACCTCAGCCGCAACCAGCTCGCCGGTGAGATACCAGCAGAGATCACGAATCTGAAGGTTCTGACAATGCTGAACCTGTCGAGGAACagcatctccggcgagcttcccctGGAGATCAGTAAGATGATCAGCCTCGGCGTCCTCGACGTGTCCTACAACAACCTCAGTGGCCGTGTGTTACAGTCGCAACTTCAGGGAGTGTTCGCCGTCTCAGACGCGACAGATTTTGAAGGCAACCCTGGCCTCTGTGTGGAGCGCGTCACTGCCGCCTCGTGCTCCCGTCTGCAGCGTTCGCGGCGGCGAGACGACAAGACATGGACGATGCCGCTGTGGATTGTGCCGGCCGTCAGCGCcgtggcggcggccatggccgtGTACCTTGGACTAAGGTGGCGGGaggaggcgaggcggcggcctGCGGCTTGGAAGATGACGAGGTTCCAGAACCTGGACCTGGAAATGGACGACGTGCTCGGGTGCCTCAGGGAGGAGAACATCGTCGGAAGGGGCGGCGCAGGCACCGTGTACCGCTGCGCGACACGCAGCGGCGCGGAGGTCGCCGTCAAGCGCCTCcggggccccggccgccgcgacCACGGCTTCCGGGCGGAGGTGGCCACGCTCGGCGGCGTCCAGCACCGCAACATCGTGCGGCTGCTCGGCTTCGCGTCGGGCGCGGAGGGGAGCCTGCTGCTGTACGAGTACATGCCGGCGGGGTCGCTGGGCACAGTCCTGCACGGCGAGCGCGGCGCGCTGCTGGGCTGGGGCGCCAGGCTCCGCGTCGCCACCGAGGCGGCGCGAGCGCTGTGCTACCTGCACCACGAGTGCAAGCCGAGGATCCTGCACCGCGACGTCAAGCCCAGCAACATTCTGCTGGACTCCGCGATGGAGGCGCACGTCGCCGACTTCGGCCTCGCCAAGTTCCTCCGCCGCGGCGCGTCCGGCTCCGGcgctgtggcggcggcggagtgcgTGTCGGTCGTCGCCGGCACGTACGGGTACATCGCCCCCG AGTACGCGTACACGCTGCGGGTGGACGAGAAGACGGACGTGTACAGCTTCGGCGTGGTGCTGCTGGAGCTGGTCACGGGGCGCCGCCCGCTCGGCGACTTCGGCGACGAGATCGACCTCGTCCACTGGGCCCGGAGCGCCGTGCCGAGGCCGTCGGACGCCACGGCAGTCCTGGCCGTGGCCGACCCACGGCTgccgccggagccggccggCCTGATCGCGGGGCTCTTCAGGGTGGGCATATCGTGCGTCCGCGAGAGCAGCCAGGCGCGACCCACCATGCGCGAGGTCGTGCACGTCCTCTCCAGCTTCGTACCACCAGCTGCCGACCCGTCCCACTCGACGTCGAAGGTTCTAGGAGAAGTCCACTTTGCTGGTAGTGGATGA